The genomic DNA CAAAAGAATGAAATGTCACACTCTTACGGAAAAGGAGCTGGTTAAATGGCAACCAAACGCGCAACCACCTTGAATGAAAATCAATTCCAACACTTGCAGAAAGAGTGTTATGTGCTTGTCACAACCGTTGATCCTGCTCTTCATACACCTTACGTAAATGCGATTTCCTGGGTTTATGCACCAGATGTCGAAACAATTATCTTTGCGATAGACAGTCGGTCGAAGGCAGTGCAGAACATTAATGAGAATGAAAATGTATCCATTACTTTAATCGAAGATGAGACGACTTCCGTAGTAAATGGAACTGCAGAGGTGATGGAGGAGCAGATGGATGCTGTCCCGATCAAGCTCTCCATGATCAAGGTCCATGTATCAGAAGTGAGAGATGCCATGTTTTATGGAGCGAAGATTTCACAGCCTCCTGAATATGAAAAAACATATGACCCACAAGCTGCAGCAAGGCTCGATCGCCAGGTCATGACAGCATTAAAGAGACGTCCTTCATAACGTGACAAAAGGGTGCCCGTTGAATTCGGACACCCT from Pseudalkalibacillus sp. SCS-8 includes the following:
- a CDS encoding pyridoxamine 5'-phosphate oxidase family protein encodes the protein MATKRATTLNENQFQHLQKECYVLVTTVDPALHTPYVNAISWVYAPDVETIIFAIDSRSKAVQNINENENVSITLIEDETTSVVNGTAEVMEEQMDAVPIKLSMIKVHVSEVRDAMFYGAKISQPPEYEKTYDPQAAARLDRQVMTALKRRPS